Proteins co-encoded in one Opitutus terrae PB90-1 genomic window:
- the pheA gene encoding prephenate dehydratase, protein MDLNAIREKIDALDREMVAVLNERLKLAAEIGKLKRSQGGQIYVAEREEAVLRKVIEQNQGPIKNEALRAIYREIMSAAIALEKPLLIAYLGPEATNTHQAAMKKFGASVDYHAMATISDIFTAVEKGESDYGVIPIENSTEGSVRDALDLFVESDLKIVAQIYLEISHHLISNSPLEAIERVYSKDQALAQCRHWLQRHLPHAQLIEASSTARAVQIAKEEPGAAAVAGELAATAHGVPIVAKNIQDKADNTTRFFVVGRKPSGRSTGDGKDMTSFVISLGDQASANPGALLKMLMPMAERGINLSKIESRPSKKRPWDYYFFVDVTGHFEDPKMKEALADLQRFCPLVKWLGSYPAMS, encoded by the coding sequence CCGGGAGATGGTGGCGGTGCTGAACGAGCGGCTGAAGCTCGCGGCCGAGATCGGGAAGTTGAAGCGCAGCCAGGGCGGACAGATTTACGTGGCCGAGCGCGAGGAGGCGGTGTTGCGCAAGGTGATCGAGCAGAACCAGGGCCCGATCAAGAACGAGGCGCTGCGCGCGATCTATCGCGAGATCATGTCGGCGGCGATCGCGCTGGAGAAGCCGCTGCTGATTGCTTATCTCGGGCCGGAAGCGACGAACACGCATCAGGCGGCGATGAAAAAGTTCGGGGCCAGCGTGGACTACCACGCGATGGCGACGATCAGCGACATCTTCACCGCGGTGGAGAAGGGGGAGTCGGACTACGGTGTGATCCCGATCGAGAACTCCACCGAAGGTTCGGTGCGCGACGCGCTCGACCTGTTCGTCGAATCCGATCTGAAGATCGTGGCGCAGATCTATCTGGAGATTTCGCACCACCTGATCTCGAACTCGCCGCTGGAAGCGATCGAACGGGTGTATTCGAAGGATCAGGCGCTCGCGCAGTGCCGGCACTGGCTGCAGCGGCACCTGCCGCACGCGCAGCTGATCGAGGCGAGCAGCACCGCGCGCGCCGTGCAGATCGCGAAGGAGGAGCCCGGCGCGGCGGCGGTGGCGGGCGAACTCGCTGCGACCGCGCATGGCGTGCCGATCGTCGCCAAGAACATCCAGGACAAGGCCGACAACACGACGCGATTCTTCGTCGTCGGCCGGAAACCGTCGGGCCGTTCCACGGGCGACGGCAAGGACATGACCAGTTTCGTGATCTCGCTGGGCGATCAGGCGTCGGCGAATCCGGGCGCGTTGTTGAAGATGCTGATGCCGATGGCTGAGCGGGGGATCAATCTTTCGAAGATCGAATCCCGGCCGAGCAAGAAACGGCCGTGGGATTATTATTTCTTCGTCGACGTGACGGGGCATTTCGAGGACCCGAAGATGAAGGAAGCCCTGGCCGACCTGCAGCGCTTTTGTCCGCTGGTCAAGTGGCTGGGCAGCTATCCGGCGATGAGCTGA